The Rosa rugosa chromosome 3, drRosRugo1.1, whole genome shotgun sequence sequence ttgtggatattttttttcaaatttttttaataaaaatatattttgtaaatgtcttaattatccttgtgatttaattaattttcaaagtttattaatcttctagggttaattatgtcaaaattttagattttagctaacaaagcctcttctcttaataatagtatagatatgcaGTCGATCTGATAGTTAATCAAATTTCTTATTTGCGAAGAAAGCATGTCTAGTCCTCTTCGGTTCCCTCCATTCCTGCTCTTCTTCGTTCTCGCAACTCTCTTCCGTCCCTCTCAGGCCGATGTTGGCACCGCTGCCCACTACAGCCCACCTTATCTGCGTAAGTATTATCACTCCCTGCGCTCAAGCATATACTTGAAGCTAGTTTTAGATCGCTCATTTCCTAACTGCTGGTTCAGTCATTTCCTAACTGCTTCAGTTTTGGAAATGCAAGTTTGTGATTGTTTTATACTCTACCACGATTCTAATGAGGAGTTTATGTACAATACCTACAGCTACGTCCTGCTTTGGTAGCGATCCGTCGCAGTTTCCTTCAAGCAACCTGTTTGGGTCAGCCGGAGAAGGAATATGGGACAACGGAGCAGCCTGTGGCAGGCAGTATCTGGTGAGATGCATAAGCGCCGCTGTCCCGAAAACTTGCATTCCGGGGCAGCAGACGATTCAGATCAAGATTGTGGATCGCGCGCTTTCTTCTAAGTCTAGGCCTTCGAGGAATGATGCTACCATGGTGCTTTCCACAACTGCATTTGCCGCCATCGCCAACTCTTCTGCTTCATTTGTTAACGTTGAATTTCAACAGTAAGTGGTGATCGATAATTCGATATATACAGAACATATATAAAACCCTCTCGATCTTAATTTCTTAAAAGCTTCTTCTTGACAGTGTTAATTGATACATTTTTCATCATTATTTTGCAGGGTTTGAATCAGTGGCAGATCCAGGATCCAATTGTTGTCTAGGTATAATTAGAAgtgcacaattttttttttttttttttttttttttttttttttttttgaggtttggaactCAGTGGGAGGCTCATCTTCACAcctttattattttcaatcaaaacatACAACGGTCGGT is a genomic window containing:
- the LOC133738352 gene encoding EG45-like domain containing protein, coding for MSSPLRFPPFLLFFVLATLFRPSQADVGTAAHYSPPYLPTSCFGSDPSQFPSSNLFGSAGEGIWDNGAACGRQYLVRCISAAVPKTCIPGQQTIQIKIVDRALSSKSRPSRNDATMVLSTTAFAAIANSSASFVNVEFQQV